The proteins below come from a single Chrysoperla carnea chromosome 1, inChrCarn1.1, whole genome shotgun sequence genomic window:
- the LOC123292963 gene encoding mucin-5AC, protein MLMSSSSGAGLGGAKLTPCTPRIDISRASSSSHHEEDSKDSTPENQDAITSALGVGFREEGTLDLRSSTEELDFQDTTTAQKSNINKSRPTSPLVFICDPNFDRQRKDSQTSEICLLSISGRTSRLSSVGSQCSDHSRISTASHLSVMSGQSRSTSPHKMLLETSFCGSRANLNDISTSSQISADDQHHKDDLQDGGPVEDVLEKVLLARKHDPREAILGEGITIEKPITTSSVASPPAAPVKRVSKSAPIQKPARATKPTPSNVATTSVTSTAMPMPTISISDSNQTAYDCKYVTPKGEKLIPGQTIKSHTGTEFVFIPLKGPLPTEFNQSSSSTLSATTQRKRSSSTTSTGLSSSAGGSRTIKQSDQQVKYSLGVKSKSTLNSSSTSSYYQSKEPEYIRIKLKPDHMYSDNDLGGGGGGTTSAADKHITAEKPKTLNLTNKQLNKITVLPAKSVQSSGGTSTSSPPQQQSLSRKSSLLRSRETISPAQDYSTTSTPTPTGSKQRSKSAFTAKLKETDSVVAGRSRSKSRERTSNDFWSSSPISTTQLSSTESIDGSGHKKPKSSVFSIFKPSSKKTPTKSTKSKLEGDSIRIPLHSPSEYENRSITTALTNEQHDISKSNETIEKSHKSISATNSEDSNSMTTVTVIEAIPTTITTTVIDVITTTTATTSTTAEQRRRSLKQNTTSSSTNEVKTTKKSDEVKTTKKSNEVKTIKLSGDVKTIKLTDDINKNIKSPDSVKQQQSITSPKIASVIEKPKKVKKLDNGSVTKIIAKENGKSDKQFTTTTTTTKPTTTTTATTPITDTITAVTATTTVKPKKVKKLDSGTKITKDKSDEQLKTPTPTDTTTGMLSDADKSNRNSVISTTEKEETSENSEHDSEIEFINNKKTTSKPSEVKKEEVVEDYERKTLVFQTDSFDDEELPYVPTTLPLERSVAVPIVPIKQRATFEMKTCPIERPRSTTPINPSTIDDYCYYDQTSSSSTSSTLSRQQRKQITEKLRISLPRTTDNTTTSTSSTLDRKTHKLKSPRNKGISNPKAWQEFADKGIASSSGGASSGAGSHQSTPSSSSKHEHDDSGDDVPPPPLPPRSAPKEQTKQWINFEEIPEKHKPPKRIQTIPSRSHIDVPPGVVEASATGVSTTNSENIIYNYVNPEDCQCECHETSTTTTTLIKTPTIPPEEIEPLLQDDDSKNTTAQKLV, encoded by the exons ATGCTAATGAGTAGCAGTAGCGGTGCTGGCCTTGGTGGTGCTAAATTAACACCATGCACACCACGAATAGATATATCACGCGCAAGTAGTTCATCGCATCATGAAGAAGATAGTAAAGATAGTACACCAGAGAATCAAGATGCAATTACATCAGCGTTAGGTGTTGGTTTTCGTGAAGAAGGTACTTTAGATTTACGTTCATCTACCGAAGAATTAGATTTTCAAGATACAACAACTGCACAAAAAtccaatataaataaaagccGACCTACATCGCCATTAGTATTTATTTGTGATCCGAATTTTGATCGACAACGAAAAGATAGTCAAACATcggaaatttgtttattatcaatttcTG GTCGTACATCACGTTTATCTAGTGTTGGAAGTCAATGTTCCGATCATAGTCGTATTTCTACAGCAAGTCATCTATCAGTAATGTCTGGCCAATCACGTTCAACATCCCCGCATAAAATGCTATTAGAAACATCTTTTTGTGGTTCTCGTGctaatttaaatgatatatCTACATCGTCACAAATATCAGCAGATGATCAACATCATAAAGATGATTTACAAGATGGTGGTCCAGTTGAAGATGTTTTAGAGAAAGTTTTATTAGCTAGAAAACATGATCCACGTGAAGCAATATTAGGTGAAGGTATTACAATTGAAAAACCAATAACAACAAGTAGTGTTGCCAGTCCTCCTGCAGCTCCTGTCAAAAGGGTATCTAAATCTGCACCAATTCAAAAACCAGCTCGTGCAACTAAACCTACCCCATCAAATGTAGCAACAACATCAGTAACATCTACAGCAATGCCAATGCCAACAATATCAATATCAGATAGTAATCAAACAGCATACGATTGTAAATATGTAACTCCAAAAGGTGAAAAATTAATACCGGGACAAACAATTAAATCACATACCGGTACTGAATTTGTATTTATACCATTAAAAGGACCATTGCCAACAGAGTTTAATCAATCATCGTCATCAACATTATCAGCAACAACACAACGAAAACGTTCATCATCAACCACATCAACCGGACTCTCATCGAGTGCCGGTGGAAGTAGGACAATAAAACAATCAGATCAACAAGTAAAATATTCATTAGGTGTTAAAAGTAAAAGTACATTAAATTCATCATCAACATCCAGTTATTATCAATCAAAAGAACCAGAATATAttcgaattaaattaaaacctgATCATATGTATAGTGATAATGATCTTGGTGGGGGTGGGGGTGGTACCACCAGTGCTGCTGATAAACATATAACAGCTGAAAAacctaaaacattaaatttaacaaataaacaattgaataaaataacagtGTTACCAGCAAAAAGTGTTCAAAGTAGTGGTGGCACATCTACATCATCGCCCCCACAGCAACAATCGTTGTCGAGAAAAAGTTCATTATTACGTAGTCGTGAAACTATTAGTCCAGCTCAAGACTATTCAACAACATCAACGCCAACACCAACAG GTAGTAAACAACGTAGCAAATCAGCATTTACAGCAAAACTAAAAGAAACTGACAGTGTAGTTGCTGGTCGATCACGATCAAAAAGTCGTGAACGTACCTCGAATGATTTTTGGTCATCATCACCAATATCAACAACTCAATTATCATCAACAGAGAGTATTGATGGTAGTGGTCACAAAAAACCAAAATCATCagtattttcaatattcaaacCAAGTTCAAAGAAAACACCAACAAAGTCAACAAAATCAA AACTTGAAGGTGATAGTATAAGAATACCATTACATTCACCAAGTGAATATGAAAATCGTTCAATAACAACTGCTTTAACAAATGAGCAACATGATATAAGTAAATCAaatgaaacaattgaaaaatcacATAAATCAATATCAGCAACAAATTCAGAAGATAGTAATAGTATGACCACTGTTACTGTTATTGAAGCAATaccaacaacaataacaacaacagtAATCGATGTTATTACAACCACAACAGCAACTACATCTACAACAGCAGAGCAACGTAGACgtagtttaaaacaaaatacaacaaGTAGTAGTACAA ATGAAgttaaaaccacaaaaaaatcaGATGAAgttaaaaccacaaaaaaatcaaatgaagttaaaactataaaattatcagGTGatgttaaaacaataaaattgacagatgatataaataaaaatattaaaagcccTGACAGTGTAAAACAGCAACAATCAATAACATCCCCAAAAATAGCTTCAGTCATAGAAAAAcctaagaaagtaaaaaaattagataatggtagtgtaacaaaaataatagcaaaagaAAACGGTAAATCTGATAAGCAATTTACTACAACGACAACTACAACAAAACCAACAActacaacaacagcaacaacgcCAATAACAGATACAATAACAGCAGTAACAGCAACTACAACAGTAAAGcctaaaaaagttaaaaaattggatagtggaacaaaaataacaaaggaTAAATCTGATGAACAATTAAAAACACCAACTCCAACAGATACAACAACCGGTATGTTATCAGATGCTGATAAAAGTAATCGTAATTCAGTAATATCAACAACAGAAAAAGAAGAAACATCTGAGAATTCGGAGCATGATTCAGAAAtcgaatttataaacaataaaaaaacaacatcgAAACCGAGCGAGGTTAAAAAAGAGGAAGTCGTAGAAGATTATGAACGAAAAACGTTAGTGTTTCAAACTGATTCATTCGATGATGAAGAATTACCATATGTACCAACAACATTACCATTAGAACGTTCTGTTGCTGTACCAATTGTACCAATCAAACAACGTGCAACCTTTGAAATGAAAACATGTCCAATAGAACGACCACGATCTACAACCCCAATCAATCCAAGTACAATTgatgattattgttattatgatcAAACATCTTCGTCATCTACATCATCAACACTTTCACGTCAACAACGAAAGcaaattactgaaaaattaCGTATTAGTTTACCACGTACAACTGATAATACGACGACAAGTACTTCATCAACTCTTGACAGAAAAACgcataaattaaaatcaccACGCAATAAAGGTATCTCAAATCCTAAAGCATGGCAAGAGTTTGCTGATAAAGGTATTGCTAGTAGTAGTGGAGGTGCTAGTAGTGGTGCGGGTAGTCATCAATCAACTCCATCATCGTCTAGTAAACATGAACATGATGATTCTGGTGATGATGTACCTCCACCACCTTTACCACCACGTAGTGCACCTAAAGAACAAACAAAACAATGGATTAATTTCGAAGAAATACCAGAAAAACATAAACCACCAAAACGTATACAAACAATACCATCTAGAAGTCACATTGATGTTCCGCCAGGAGTTGTTGAGGCTAGCGCCACTGGTGTATCAACAACaaatagtgaaaatattatatataattacgtTAATCCTGAAGATTGTCAATGTGAATGCCATGAAACATCAACAACAACTACAACCTTAATCAAAACACCAACAATACCACCTGAAGAAATAGAACCATTATTACAAGATGATGATTCTA aaaatacaacAGCTCAAAAATTAGTATAG
- the LOC123290781 gene encoding amyloid-beta-like protein has product MLRFSTGFWVLYVYIQIFCNIQITYATDSSLDSVGAIGSPAMLHFEPQVAVMCDSGPQGPEYFHSQYMTEQGHWQTDLTSKPICPKEKMMILDFCKKVYPKRDITNIVESSHYMKVSNWCRSGASNNDQARGKCKTQRWIKPFRCLEGPFQSDALLVPEGCAFDHVHNATRCWPFSRWNGTAGAACNERGLQLRSFAMLLPCGISLFSGVEFVCCPKHFKDNMKSKKVIDVSSMKNSPFAAMAVAPTDDSLESDQDQDDVDDTDLDDDLSDDREFADDPNAGDNNNTDEDDDDDEDDYYDENDTDYVTPSNNKNVVGGASTKQTSSSTTSSTTTSTTTTTTTTPSTTTTTTEKSTPIPTPDPYFTHFDPRIEHESYKQAQERLEETHREKVTKVMKNWSDLEERYQDMRALDINAADAFKARMTRRFQQTVQTLEDEADAEKRQLAAMHQQRVLAHINQRKKEAMQCYTHALNEHNPNTHKVQKCLQKLLRALHKDRAHAIAHYRHLLASSIEAASREQPRILERLTDVDHTVNQSMQMLQRIPELNNKIGQLMTDYIQALRSKDDTPGSLLALTPEAEAALLDKYRMDIVNKQLERKQQRIQEQQRKEQRKKERNEIQHDEKKRVEAVLGKKITDFDDADDMEYEIDQQTFSSTQSSSTLSENGTEKSTETHTAYVDDAAVQRAVEEASAAIEHQEIVRVAHAMRHDISHEPSYSVRREVYGHHESGRSVYFTLAFAGLALMAAAVAGVAVAARRRAARHPHAHGFVEVDQAATPEERHVANMQINGYENPTYKYFEVKE; this is encoded by the exons ataaCATATGCAACAGACAGTAGTTTAGATAGTGTTGGAGCAATTGGTAGTCCAGCAATGCTACATTTTGAGCCACAAGTAGCTGTAATGTGTGATTCTGGACCACAAGGACCTGAATATTTCCATTCACAATACATGACTGAACAGGGACATTGGCAAACTGATTTAACATCAAAACCAATATGtccaaaagaaaaaatgatgattttagatttttgtaaaaaa GTATATCCAAAACGAGACATTACAAATATTGTTGAAAGTAGTCATTACATGAAAGTGAGTAATTGGTGTCGATCTGGTGCAAGTAATAATGACCAAGCACGTGGAAAATGCAAAACACAACGTTGGATCAAACCGTTCCGATGCTTGGAGGGGCCATTCCAATCTGATGCGTTATTAGTACCCGAAGGTTGTGCATTTGATCATGTACATAATGCTACACGATGTTGGCCATTCTCACGTTGGAATGGAACAGCTGGTGCAGCTTGTAATGAACGTGGTCTGCAGTTACGATCGTTTGCAATGTTGTTACCATGTGGAATTTCATTGTTTAGTGGTGTGGAATTTGTATGCTGTCCAAAACATTTCAAAg aTAATATGAAATCAAAGAAAGTCATTGACGTGTCAAGTATGAAAAATTCACCATTTGCAGCAATGGCTGTTGCACCTACCGATGATTCATTAGAATCAGATCAAGATCAAGATGATGTTGATGATACTGATTTAGATGATGATTTATCTGATGATCGTGAATTTGCTGATGATCCAAATGCAGGAGATAATAACAATACCGACGAAGATGATGATGACGACGAAGACGATTATTATGATGAAAACGATACAGATTACGTGACTccttcaaataacaaaaatgttgtAGGTGGAGCTTCAACAAAACAAACATCATCTTCCACAACTTCATCAACGACAACTTCAACTACTACAACTACAACCACTACTCCATCAACCACGACAACCACAACAGAAAAAAGTACGCCAATACCAACACCAGATCCATATTTCACACATTTCGATCCAAGAATTGAACATGAAAGTTATAAACAAGCCCAAGAACGTTTAGAAGAAACACACCGGGAAAAAGTaacaaaagttatgaaaaattgGTCTGATTTAGAAGAACGATACCAAGATATGCGTGCATTAGATATAAATGCAGCAGATGCATTTAAAGCTCGTATGACACGACGATTCCAACAGACTGTGCAAACTTTGGAAGATGAAGCTGATGCGGAGAAACGACAATTAGCTGCTATGCATCAACAACGTGTTCTAGCGCATATCAATCAACGGAAAAAAGAAGCAATGCAATGTTATACACATGCATTAAATGAACACAATCCAAAT acacataaagtacaaaaatgtttacaaaaattattgcgtGCATTACACAAAGATCGTGCTCACGCTATAGCACATTATCGTCATTTATTAGCATCAAGCATTGAAGCTGCATCACGCGAACAACCACGAATATTAGAACGTTTAACCGACGTCGATCATACAGTGAATCAAAGTATGCAAATGTTACAACGTATTCCagaattaaacaataaaattggaCAATTAATGACTGATTACATACAAGCATTACGTTCGAAAGATGATACTCCTGGCTCATTGTTAGCATTAACACCCGAAGCTGAAGCTGCATTATTAGATAAATATCGTATGgatattgtaaataaacaattagaaCGCAAACAACAAAGAATACAGGAACAACAACGTAAAGAACAAAGGAAAAAGGAACGTAATGAAATACAACATGATGAAAAGAAACGTGTCGAAGCTGTTCTAGGTAAGAAAatcaccgattttgatgatgcCGATGATATGGAATATGAAATTGATCAACAAACCTTCTCATCAACACAGTCATCTTCAACTTTATCTGaa aatgGCACTGAAAAATCAACAGAAACACATACAGCTTATGTAGATGACGCTGCTGTGCAAAGAGCTGTTGAAGAAGCGTCTGCGGCAATTGAACATCAAGAGATTGTACGAGTTGCACATGCAATGCGACATGATATCAGTCATGAACCG TCATATTCTGTGCGACGAGAAGTATATGGTCATCACGAAAGTGGTCGCAGTGTTTACTTCACATTAGCATTCGCTGGTCTAGCATTAATGGCAGCCGCCGTAGCTGGTGTTGCCGTTGCAGCTAGACGACGGGCCGCTCGTCATCCACATGCACATGGTTTTGTGGAAGTAGATCAGGCAGCAACACCTGAAGAACGACATGTAGCTAATATGCAAATTAATGGTTATGAAAATccaacatataaatattttgaagtgaaagaataa